A DNA window from Eikenella exigua contains the following coding sequences:
- the recG gene encoding ATP-dependent DNA helicase RecG has protein sequence MSADFKQQLKLTDTTAGKLAKLHIRSLWDAVLHLPLRYEDETHLTLIKDAPVGVSCQVEGEVAHQEIQFRPRRQLIAQIRDQSGSVLHLRFIHFYPSQQKQLAVGKRIRAIGEIRHGFFGDEMVHPKIRDAASQSLAESLTPVYPTVSGLSQPTLRRIIRQALEQTDLTDTLPESLLAKLKLPPLAESLHLLHAPPPEYSIGQLSDGSLPAWQRLKFDELLAQQLSMRLARAQRLSGQAVPLVGDGSLAEPLVQSLPFALTAAQERVLAEIRQDLAQPHPMHRLLQGDVGSGKTIVAALSALAAIEAGAQVAVMAPTEILAEQHHIKFRQWLEPLGISVAWLSGSLKKKEKDQAKAALADGRIRLAVGTHALFQDDVSFQNLGLVIVDEQHRFGVAQRLALKNKGRDVHQLMMSATPIPRTLAMSFFADLDVSIIDELPPGRKPIKTRLVNNIRRHEVEGFVLATCKKGQQAYWVCPLIEESEALQLQTATDTLAELQAALPELTIGLVHGRMKSAEKAAVMAEFAAGRIHVLVATTVIEVGVDVPNAALMVIEHAERMGLSQLHQLRGRVGRGAAVSSCVLLFAEPLGDTAKARLKVIYENTDGFEIARQDLNIRGPGEFLGARQSGLPLLRFADLEQDLPLLEAARQLAPELIARSPDIVEKHLERWLSSHEGYLGV, from the coding sequence ATGAGCGCCGATTTCAAACAACAACTCAAGCTTACCGATACCACCGCCGGCAAGCTCGCCAAGCTGCATATCCGCAGCCTGTGGGATGCCGTGCTGCACCTGCCCCTGCGCTACGAAGACGAAACCCACCTCACCCTGATCAAAGACGCGCCCGTGGGCGTATCCTGCCAAGTGGAAGGCGAAGTGGCGCATCAGGAAATCCAGTTCCGCCCGCGCCGCCAGCTGATTGCCCAAATCCGCGACCAATCCGGCAGCGTGCTGCACCTGCGCTTTATCCATTTCTACCCCAGCCAGCAAAAACAGCTCGCCGTAGGCAAACGCATCCGCGCCATCGGCGAAATCCGCCATGGCTTTTTCGGCGACGAAATGGTGCACCCCAAAATCCGCGATGCGGCAAGCCAAAGCCTGGCCGAGAGCCTCACTCCCGTGTATCCCACCGTGTCCGGCCTCAGCCAGCCCACGCTGCGGCGCATTATCCGGCAAGCCCTCGAGCAAACCGATTTGACCGACACGCTACCTGAAAGCCTGCTGGCCAAACTCAAGTTGCCGCCGCTGGCCGAAAGCCTGCACCTTCTGCACGCGCCGCCGCCCGAATATAGCATTGGCCAATTGTCGGATGGCAGCCTGCCTGCCTGGCAGCGGCTCAAGTTCGACGAACTGCTGGCCCAACAGCTTTCCATGCGCCTAGCCCGCGCACAGCGGCTCAGCGGGCAGGCCGTGCCGCTGGTGGGCGACGGCAGCCTGGCCGAGCCGCTGGTACAGAGTCTGCCTTTTGCCCTCACTGCCGCGCAGGAGCGCGTGTTGGCTGAAATCCGCCAAGATTTGGCGCAGCCGCACCCGATGCACCGACTGCTGCAGGGCGATGTGGGCAGCGGTAAAACCATTGTGGCCGCGCTTTCCGCGCTGGCCGCCATCGAAGCAGGCGCGCAAGTGGCCGTGATGGCGCCCACCGAAATCCTCGCCGAGCAGCACCACATCAAATTCCGCCAATGGCTCGAGCCGCTGGGCATCAGCGTAGCCTGGCTTTCAGGTAGCCTCAAAAAGAAAGAAAAAGACCAAGCCAAAGCCGCGCTGGCCGACGGGCGCATCCGTTTGGCCGTGGGCACGCATGCCCTGTTTCAAGACGACGTATCTTTCCAAAACCTTGGCTTGGTGATTGTGGACGAGCAGCACCGCTTCGGCGTGGCTCAGCGCCTTGCCCTAAAAAACAAAGGCCGCGACGTACACCAGCTGATGATGTCTGCCACCCCCATTCCGCGCACGCTGGCCATGAGCTTCTTTGCCGACCTCGATGTTTCCATCATCGACGAGCTGCCGCCCGGCCGCAAACCGATTAAAACCCGTTTAGTCAACAACATCCGCCGCCACGAAGTGGAAGGCTTTGTACTGGCTACTTGTAAAAAAGGGCAGCAGGCCTATTGGGTGTGCCCGCTGATTGAAGAGAGCGAAGCGCTGCAGCTGCAAACCGCCACCGATACGCTCGCCGAGCTGCAGGCCGCCCTGCCCGAGCTGACTATCGGCTTGGTACACGGCCGCATGAAAAGCGCGGAGAAAGCCGCCGTGATGGCCGAATTTGCCGCCGGGCGGATTCATGTGCTGGTAGCCACCACCGTGATCGAGGTGGGGGTGGACGTGCCCAACGCCGCCCTGATGGTGATCGAACATGCCGAGCGCATGGGGCTTTCCCAGCTGCACCAGCTGCGCGGCCGGGTAGGGCGTGGCGCGGCGGTGTCGAGCTGCGTATTGCTGTTTGCCGAGCCATTGGGCGACACCGCCAAAGCCCGCCTCAAAGTGATCTACGAAAATACCGATGGCTTTGAAATCGCCCGCCAAGACCTCAATATCCGCGGCCCCGGTGAATTCCTCGGTGCCCGCCAAAGCGGCCTGCCCCTGCTGCGTTTCGCCGATCTGGAGCAAGATTTGCCCCTGCTCGAAGCTGCCCGCCAGCTCGCCCCTGAACTTATCGCCCGCTCCCCCGATATTGTGGAAAAACACTTAGAGCGTTGGCTTTCCAGCCACGAAGGGTATTTAGGGGTATGA
- a CDS encoding class I SAM-dependent methyltransferase: MIKIENAISETLLIPLYMKYRASQQANPILTDPVACRLVPQIDYDFAKFDRAKPTLIGTAIRARYFDRLTTDFIRRQSCPVVVILGCGFDSRRERLGSEADGVPFYQLDLEDVIQWRRAILPPQSNETLIAASAFDTEWMDDLHARHPDAQFLFVIEGVLMYFSNEMVRTLFQNLAARFHGSEIAFDMCNSWTVKNSARHDAMRHVSARFESFCDNEREPEKWADNLCFISNSYIVGDFPDEWKRIGFVSSLIMRLVRVIRESSRMLHYRID, translated from the coding sequence ATGATTAAAATAGAAAATGCCATCAGCGAAACCCTGCTGATTCCGCTCTATATGAAATACCGTGCCTCCCAGCAGGCCAATCCTATCCTCACCGACCCCGTTGCCTGCCGCTTGGTGCCGCAGATCGACTATGATTTTGCCAAGTTCGACCGCGCCAAGCCCACCCTCATTGGCACAGCCATCCGCGCCCGCTATTTCGACCGGCTTACCACCGATTTCATCCGCCGCCAAAGCTGCCCCGTGGTCGTCATCCTCGGCTGCGGATTTGACAGCCGCCGCGAACGGCTCGGCAGCGAAGCAGACGGTGTGCCGTTTTATCAGCTTGATTTGGAAGACGTGATTCAATGGCGGCGTGCCATCCTGCCGCCGCAAAGCAACGAAACCCTGATTGCCGCCTCCGCCTTCGACACCGAATGGATGGACGATTTGCACGCCCGCCACCCCGATGCCCAATTCCTGTTCGTGATTGAAGGCGTGCTGATGTATTTTTCCAATGAAATGGTACGCACCTTATTCCAAAACCTTGCCGCTCGTTTCCACGGCAGTGAAATCGCCTTCGATATGTGCAACAGCTGGACGGTAAAAAACTCTGCCCGCCACGATGCCATGAGGCATGTTAGTGCCCGCTTTGAATCCTTTTGCGACAACGAACGCGAGCCGGAGAAATGGGCAGATAATCTGTGCTTCATTTCCAACAGCTATATCGTTGGCGACTTCCCTGACGAGTGGAAACGCATCGGCTTCGTCTCTAGCCTGATTATGCGCCTGGTGCGCGTTATCCGCGAAAGTAGCCGCATGTTGCACTATCGGATTGATTGA
- a CDS encoding peptidylprolyl isomerase: MKMKTLVLALGMSLAFQVASANTVRSVDNIVAVVENEVITQRELDQAVAHTRSQMPRGTQVSEQELQRQTLMQLVNQSLLVQAGRRNNIQVPDAEVEAEIARIAASRRKSVAQFEAAQARFGINKSALRRQVRDSMLAQRVQQGQTAGETKVSEEEINAAIARARAQGIALPQATPKTQYHAQHILIASQGERSQRLAQRLAQNAQRGADFSALARQYSQDSSAANGGDLGWLSEGETVPEFERAMRGLKPGQVSAPVHTQFGWHVIRLVEARTPNTPDARIRAGVHDAIAAQKTQAAMQSLLQQLHQNSFISIRMQ; this comes from the coding sequence ATGAAAATGAAAACTTTGGTTTTGGCGCTGGGCATGAGCCTGGCTTTTCAGGTAGCCTCGGCCAACACCGTGCGGTCGGTAGACAACATCGTGGCCGTGGTGGAGAACGAAGTCATCACCCAGCGTGAGCTCGATCAGGCCGTGGCCCACACCCGCAGTCAAATGCCGCGCGGTACGCAAGTATCCGAGCAGGAATTGCAGCGGCAAACCCTGATGCAGCTGGTGAACCAATCGCTTTTGGTGCAGGCCGGTCGGCGCAACAATATCCAAGTGCCCGATGCCGAAGTGGAAGCAGAAATCGCCCGCATCGCCGCCTCCCGCCGCAAAAGCGTGGCTCAATTTGAAGCTGCCCAAGCCCGCTTTGGCATCAACAAAAGTGCCCTGCGTCGCCAAGTACGCGATAGCATGCTCGCCCAGCGCGTACAGCAGGGGCAGACCGCCGGCGAGACTAAAGTGAGCGAAGAGGAAATCAATGCCGCTATCGCTCGCGCCCGCGCCCAAGGCATTGCCTTGCCGCAGGCTACGCCCAAAACCCAATATCATGCCCAGCACATCCTGATTGCCAGCCAGGGTGAACGCTCCCAGCGGCTGGCGCAACGCCTGGCGCAAAATGCCCAACGCGGCGCCGATTTTTCCGCCTTGGCGCGCCAGTATTCGCAAGACAGCAGTGCTGCCAACGGCGGCGATTTGGGCTGGCTCTCTGAAGGTGAAACCGTGCCCGAGTTCGAGCGCGCCATGCGCGGCCTGAAGCCTGGTCAGGTAAGCGCGCCGGTGCACACCCAGTTCGGCTGGCATGTGATCCGCCTGGTGGAAGCCCGCACGCCCAACACGCCCGATGCCCGCATCCGCGCCGGCGTGCACGATGCCATTGCCGCCCAGAAAACCCAAGCCGCTATGCAGAGCCTGCTCCAGCAGCTGCATCAAAACAGCTTTATTTCCATTCGGATGCAGTAG
- a CDS encoding YgiW/YdeI family stress tolerance OB fold protein has protein sequence MKNALLFTALLAVSATASAGFSENGQASASQNAVTRVSALRSVPDDSYVILEGYIERQVRHEHYIFRDASGRIEVEIDDDVWRGLNVTPRDKVRIEAEIDQEWRRTEVDVKAVTRIQ, from the coding sequence ATGAAAAACGCTTTGCTCTTCACCGCCCTGTTAGCTGTATCCGCCACCGCTTCTGCCGGCTTCTCCGAAAATGGCCAAGCGTCTGCCTCCCAAAATGCCGTAACCCGCGTTTCTGCCCTGCGCAGCGTACCGGACGACAGCTACGTTATCTTGGAAGGCTACATCGAACGCCAAGTGCGCCACGAACACTATATCTTCCGCGATGCCAGCGGCCGTATCGAAGTGGAAATCGACGATGACGTATGGCGTGGCCTGAACGTTACCCCGCGCGATAAAGTACGCATCGAAGCTGAAATCGATCAAGAATGGCGCCGCACCGAAGTGGATGTGAAAGCTGTTACCCGCATCCAGTAA
- the amgK gene encoding N-acetylmuramate/N-acetylglucosamine kinase AmgK: MEREKELQNWLQKRYPQRSFTLSFAAADADFRRYFRAVFENGESVICMDAPPDKMSIEPYLRVREIFAAMHVPQVFHHDIEHGFAALEDFGKVPYLAALEHDTRTEVQRALLLDALDTLIELQKSSRPGVLPEYDEAVMRWEMQLFPDWFMAKELGKSLNFKQQQLWQQTLNALLPVLTAQPQVYVHRDFIVRNLMLTPGRPGVLDFQDALYGPITYDLVSLLRDAFIEWEEEFVIDLAVRYWEKARAAGLPVSADFDSFYRNFEWMGVQRHLKVAGIFARLWHRDGKGKYRPEIPRFLNYLRRTARRYRELAPLYALLLELVGDEELQTGYTF; the protein is encoded by the coding sequence ATGGAACGAGAAAAAGAATTGCAAAACTGGCTGCAGAAACGTTATCCGCAGCGGAGTTTCACCCTTTCCTTCGCTGCAGCGGATGCCGATTTCCGCCGCTATTTCCGCGCCGTATTCGAAAACGGCGAGAGCGTGATCTGCATGGACGCACCGCCCGACAAAATGAGCATCGAGCCCTATTTGCGCGTGCGCGAGATTTTTGCCGCCATGCATGTGCCGCAAGTGTTTCACCACGATATCGAACACGGTTTCGCCGCCTTGGAAGACTTCGGCAAAGTGCCCTACCTGGCCGCACTGGAACACGACACCCGCACCGAAGTGCAACGCGCCCTGCTTTTGGATGCGCTCGACACGCTGATCGAACTGCAAAAATCCAGCCGCCCCGGCGTACTGCCCGAATACGACGAAGCCGTGATGCGCTGGGAAATGCAGCTGTTCCCCGATTGGTTTATGGCCAAAGAGCTGGGCAAAAGCCTGAACTTCAAACAGCAACAGCTGTGGCAGCAAACGCTCAACGCCCTCCTGCCCGTGCTTACCGCCCAGCCGCAAGTGTATGTGCATCGCGATTTCATCGTACGCAACCTGATGCTCACCCCGGGCCGCCCCGGCGTGCTGGATTTCCAAGACGCGCTCTACGGCCCGATTACTTACGACCTGGTTTCTCTCCTGCGCGACGCATTTATCGAATGGGAAGAAGAGTTTGTGATCGACCTGGCTGTGCGCTACTGGGAAAAAGCCCGCGCCGCCGGCCTGCCCGTATCCGCCGATTTCGACAGTTTCTACCGCAATTTCGAATGGATGGGCGTGCAGCGGCACTTGAAAGTGGCCGGCATTTTCGCCCGCCTGTGGCACCGCGACGGCAAAGGCAAATACCGCCCCGAAATCCCCCGCTTCCTCAACTACCTGCGCCGCACCGCCCGCCGCTACCGCGAACTCGCCCCACTCTACGCACTCTTGCTCGAGCTGGTGGGCGACGAAGAGCTGCAAACTGGCTACACGTTTTAA
- a CDS encoding PepSY domain-containing protein, translated as MYLTTWHDRRVYEVDLDGRRGDYGVIVDARSGRILSSKFDPDD; from the coding sequence GTGTACCTCACCACCTGGCACGACCGCCGTGTGTATGAAGTGGATTTAGACGGCCGGCGTGGCGATTATGGAGTGATTGTGGACGCCCGCAGCGGCCGCATCCTCTCTTCCAAATTTGATCCCGACGATTAA
- the serC gene encoding 3-phosphoserine/phosphohydroxythreonine transaminase: MDTPVYNFSAGPAVLPESVLRTAQSEMFDYNGTGFSVMTMSHRSDVFMSILYHAEQDLRQLLNIPDNYKVLFLQGGASAQFNMTVMNLSNGFKRIDSVVSGNWSRIAHQEMGKLSDVNIHLAAHGGEQFDYTDLPPVASWDIDPSSAFVHFVINETVHGLQYHEVPKLGADMPPLVCDMSSEILSRRINVADFGVIYAGAQKNIGPSGTTIVIIREDLLERCSSRVPDVWNYRSHIERQGMYNTPATYPIYISGLVFRWLQSQGGVGQMETINTLKAKTLYTAIDNSGGFYCNRVAPAARSKMNVIFTTSNKELDELFVQESTTRGLRLLGGYKSMGGMRASIYNAMPLQGVEALIEFMREFQKRYG, encoded by the coding sequence GTGGATACTCCAGTTTACAACTTCTCCGCCGGCCCGGCCGTGCTGCCCGAATCCGTATTGCGTACCGCGCAAAGCGAAATGTTCGACTACAACGGCACGGGCTTTTCCGTGATGACTATGAGCCACCGCTCTGATGTGTTCATGAGTATCCTCTATCATGCCGAGCAGGATTTGCGTCAGCTCTTGAATATTCCTGATAACTATAAAGTTTTGTTTTTGCAAGGCGGGGCCAGCGCACAGTTCAACATGACCGTGATGAACCTGAGCAACGGCTTCAAGCGTATTGATTCCGTGGTGAGCGGCAACTGGAGCCGCATTGCTCATCAGGAAATGGGCAAGCTGTCTGATGTAAACATCCATCTGGCCGCGCATGGCGGCGAGCAGTTTGATTACACCGACCTGCCGCCTGTTGCGTCTTGGGATATCGATCCGAGCTCTGCCTTTGTGCATTTCGTGATTAACGAAACCGTGCATGGTCTGCAATACCATGAAGTGCCCAAACTGGGTGCGGATATGCCGCCCTTGGTGTGCGATATGTCGAGCGAGATTCTTTCCCGCCGCATCAATGTGGCCGATTTCGGCGTGATTTATGCCGGCGCACAGAAAAACATCGGCCCTTCCGGTACCACCATCGTCATCATCCGTGAAGACCTGCTCGAGCGCTGCTCCAGCCGCGTGCCCGATGTGTGGAACTATCGTTCGCACATCGAGCGCCAAGGTATGTATAACACCCCCGCCACCTATCCCATCTACATTTCCGGCCTCGTGTTCCGCTGGTTGCAGTCGCAGGGCGGGGTAGGACAGATGGAAACCATCAACACCCTCAAAGCCAAAACCCTGTATACTGCCATCGACAACAGCGGCGGTTTCTACTGCAACCGCGTTGCGCCAGCCGCCCGCTCCAAAATGAACGTGATCTTCACCACTAGCAACAAAGAATTGGACGAACTTTTCGTTCAAGAATCCACCACCCGTGGCCTGCGTCTGCTGGGCGGCTACAAGAGCATGGGCGGCATGCGTGCCAGTATCTACAACGCCATGCCCTTGCAAGGGGTGGAGGCGTTGATTGAATTTATGCGTGAATTTCAGAAGCGCTATGGCTGA
- the alr gene encoding alanine racemase, giving the protein MRPLTATIRLSHLRHNYQLLKRLHGNKMLAVVKADAYGHGAVRCARALADLADGFAVATLDEGIELREAGISAPIVMLEGVFEPAEYAAVDEYRLWPGVQNQWQLESLLAYRWREPVTVWLKMDSGMHRVGFFPQNFAPAHQALRQSSQVAHIVNMTHFARADEPEQPMTAAQLAAFETAVAGLSGVQSLANSAAIIAHPAARRDWGRAGIALYGIEPFPGACPELKPVMRLTSRIFAERTLQPGEPVGYGASFITERSTRIGIAACGYADGYPRTAQNGCPLTVNGQPSRLIGRVSMDMLAVELDHHQGVGSEVELWGDAVSVATVAQSAGTISYELLCHIKRANYVYQE; this is encoded by the coding sequence ATGCGCCCGCTTACCGCCACCATCCGCCTCAGCCACCTGCGCCACAACTACCAACTACTCAAACGCCTGCACGGCAACAAAATGCTCGCTGTGGTGAAAGCCGATGCCTACGGCCATGGTGCCGTGCGCTGCGCCCGTGCGCTGGCCGATTTGGCTGATGGTTTTGCCGTGGCCACGCTGGATGAGGGCATCGAACTGCGCGAAGCCGGCATCAGCGCGCCCATCGTGATGCTCGAAGGCGTATTTGAGCCCGCCGAATACGCTGCGGTAGACGAATATCGCCTGTGGCCTGGCGTACAAAACCAATGGCAGCTCGAAAGCCTGCTGGCGTACCGCTGGCGCGAGCCGGTTACCGTTTGGCTGAAAATGGATTCCGGCATGCACCGCGTGGGCTTCTTCCCGCAAAACTTCGCCCCCGCCCACCAAGCCCTGCGCCAAAGCTCGCAGGTGGCGCATATTGTGAACATGACCCACTTCGCCCGCGCCGACGAGCCGGAGCAACCGATGACCGCCGCCCAGCTGGCTGCTTTCGAAACCGCCGTGGCCGGCCTTTCCGGCGTACAGAGCCTCGCCAACTCCGCCGCCATCATCGCCCACCCCGCCGCCCGGCGCGACTGGGGTCGCGCCGGCATTGCCCTCTACGGCATCGAGCCCTTTCCGGGAGCCTGCCCCGAGCTCAAACCCGTGATGCGCCTCACCAGCCGTATTTTTGCCGAACGCACCCTCCAGCCCGGCGAGCCGGTTGGCTACGGCGCATCCTTCATCACCGAACGCTCCACCCGCATCGGCATTGCCGCCTGCGGTTATGCCGACGGCTACCCCCGCACCGCACAGAACGGCTGCCCGCTCACCGTAAACGGCCAGCCCAGCCGCCTCATCGGCCGCGTGAGCATGGATATGCTCGCCGTCGAGCTCGACCACCACCAAGGCGTGGGCAGCGAAGTGGAGCTGTGGGGCGACGCCGTTTCTGTAGCCACCGTGGCCCAATCCGCCGGCACGATTTCCTACGAGCTGCTGTGCCACATCAAACGCGCCAACTATGTGTATCAAGAGTAA
- the scpB gene encoding SMC-Scp complex subunit ScpB — translation MPPTLSPESLIEAALLTQPEPLPERRLRALCEPPLSADKLEDVLEALQQRWQGRALQLVRTHEGWRFQVASAAFERLGSLEEQRTPRYSRAVMETLAIIAYRQPVTRGDIEAIRGVAVSQNVMQTLQERGWIESVGKRDTIGRPSLWATTKTFLTDLQIDTLESLPPLAELGELVLPELGISGTTAEEEAAE, via the coding sequence ATGCCGCCAACCCTTTCCCCCGAAAGCCTGATCGAAGCCGCGTTGCTCACACAGCCCGAGCCGTTGCCCGAACGCCGCCTGCGCGCCCTGTGCGAGCCGCCGCTTTCTGCCGATAAGCTCGAAGACGTGCTCGAAGCACTGCAACAGCGCTGGCAGGGCCGGGCGCTGCAACTGGTGCGCACCCATGAGGGCTGGCGGTTTCAGGTAGCCTCTGCCGCCTTCGAGCGGCTCGGCAGCTTGGAAGAGCAGCGCACGCCACGCTACTCTCGCGCGGTGATGGAAACCTTGGCCATCATCGCCTACCGCCAGCCGGTTACGCGCGGCGATATCGAAGCCATCCGCGGTGTGGCGGTGTCGCAAAACGTGATGCAAACCCTGCAAGAACGCGGCTGGATAGAAAGCGTGGGCAAACGCGACACCATCGGCCGCCCCAGCCTGTGGGCCACCACCAAAACCTTTCTCACCGATTTGCAAATCGACACCCTCGAATCCCTGCCGCCCCTGGCTGAATTGGGCGAATTGGTGTTGCCGGAGTTGGGTATTTCCGGCACAACGGCAGAAGAAGAGGCTGCGGAATAG
- a CDS encoding LPS-assembly protein LptD has protein sequence MSCFFRLSPMAAAVLAGLSLPALLQAEPLSLAAEGGAACHRPDAPKQMIAAVKTSGEGALAEGVTRVNADRVIGQSDVRVRAEGDVVVERGNQVLNAQWIDYNQPQDTVQAGDRFTLEQGSGRVSGESLRYKMDTRQGEATNARFEVESSSGRRLQGTSRTLRIDGENRYRLENGRFNTCNSGDESWYIRAKNIEADYERNIGMARNASLVVGGVPLFYTPWIDFPLNGNRKSGFLVPTFKAGSNGAEITVPYYFNLAPNYDFTLTPKLYSRRGLQLAGQFRYLRPKYQGDISLAVLPKDQLSRHATRSKIDWDHQHQFSRTLSGGVDFHQVSDDDYYRDFYNRTDIATNVNLNRQLWLRHQTELWTGRFDSYATVQKYQTLANADGYKGDQPYSLLPRLSSQWQKRFGIVNFQMFGQYSNFRHDSKQEGSRLVLNPSVSAEFNRSWGYVRPKLGFHATYYNLDSHNGAQARNFSRILPTFSVDSGMVFERPASWQGRDYVQTLEPRLFYTYIPTKQQNDIPLFDTAENSFNYSQLFRENRFSGHDRINAANFLTMAVQTRLYDARNGAERFSAGLGQRLYFTRDDVLLDGSRVQRRSGHSDLLAFADGRITDNIWLNSEVHYDTSQNAAAKYHFGLRYSPEPGKTVGARYQYRRHGEIYDDVYGKVRRADVYFQWPVSRNLYLVGRHSYSFSEHKPVEHLLGMEYISGCGCWSLSAVGQHYVNGVNSSKNAFFLQLRLRDLSSLGNNPFEQIRQSIPGYTNIDEVMRK, from the coding sequence TTGTCTTGCTTTTTCCGATTGAGCCCGATGGCGGCTGCCGTGCTGGCCGGTTTGAGCCTGCCAGCCCTGCTGCAGGCCGAGCCGTTGTCGCTGGCGGCAGAGGGCGGGGCAGCCTGCCACAGGCCGGATGCGCCCAAACAGATGATTGCGGCGGTGAAAACCAGCGGCGAAGGTGCATTGGCCGAAGGTGTTACCCGCGTGAATGCCGACCGTGTTATCGGCCAGAGCGATGTGCGCGTGCGTGCCGAGGGCGATGTGGTGGTGGAGCGCGGCAACCAGGTGCTCAACGCGCAATGGATTGACTACAATCAGCCGCAAGATACCGTGCAGGCTGGCGACCGCTTCACCTTGGAGCAGGGTAGTGGGCGCGTGAGCGGCGAGAGCCTGCGTTATAAGATGGACACCCGCCAGGGCGAGGCCACCAATGCCCGCTTCGAAGTCGAAAGCAGCAGCGGCCGCCGCCTGCAGGGCACCAGCCGAACTCTGCGCATAGATGGCGAAAACCGCTACCGCTTGGAAAACGGCCGCTTCAACACCTGCAACTCGGGCGATGAGAGTTGGTATATCCGTGCTAAAAACATTGAAGCGGACTACGAACGCAATATTGGCATGGCACGCAATGCTTCGCTAGTGGTGGGTGGTGTGCCGCTGTTTTATACGCCGTGGATTGATTTTCCGCTCAACGGCAACCGTAAAAGCGGCTTTTTAGTACCTACCTTCAAAGCTGGTTCCAACGGTGCGGAAATCACCGTTCCCTATTATTTCAACCTTGCTCCGAACTACGACTTCACGCTTACGCCCAAACTCTATAGCCGGCGTGGCCTGCAGCTGGCCGGCCAGTTCCGCTATCTGCGGCCTAAATACCAGGGAGATATAAGTTTGGCCGTACTGCCCAAAGACCAGCTTAGCCGGCACGCCACCCGTAGCAAAATCGATTGGGATCACCAACACCAATTCAGCCGCACCCTCAGCGGCGGTGTGGATTTCCACCAAGTATCCGATGATGACTACTACCGCGATTTCTACAACCGCACTGATATCGCCACCAATGTCAACCTCAACCGACAGCTGTGGCTACGCCACCAAACCGAATTGTGGACTGGCCGCTTTGATAGCTACGCCACCGTGCAGAAATACCAAACCTTGGCCAATGCCGACGGCTACAAAGGCGACCAACCTTATTCTCTGTTGCCGCGCTTAAGCAGCCAGTGGCAGAAGCGTTTCGGTATCGTCAACTTCCAAATGTTTGGCCAATACAGCAACTTCCGCCACGATAGCAAACAGGAAGGTAGCCGTTTGGTGCTCAACCCCAGCGTGAGCGCGGAATTCAACCGCAGCTGGGGCTATGTCCGACCCAAGCTCGGCTTTCACGCCACTTATTACAACCTAGACAGCCATAACGGCGCACAGGCACGCAATTTCAGCCGCATATTGCCCACCTTCAGCGTGGATAGCGGCATGGTGTTTGAGCGGCCGGCTAGCTGGCAGGGGCGTGATTATGTGCAAACCTTAGAGCCGCGCCTGTTCTACACCTACATCCCCACCAAGCAGCAAAACGATATTCCGCTGTTCGATACTGCCGAAAACAGTTTCAACTATAGCCAGCTGTTCCGCGAGAACCGTTTCTCCGGTCACGACCGCATCAACGCCGCCAACTTCCTCACTATGGCGGTGCAAACCCGCCTGTATGATGCCCGAAATGGCGCAGAGCGTTTTTCCGCCGGCCTCGGTCAGCGCCTGTATTTCACTCGTGACGACGTATTGCTCGACGGCAGCCGTGTGCAGCGGCGCAGCGGCCATTCCGATTTGCTGGCCTTTGCCGACGGCCGGATAACCGACAATATCTGGCTGAACAGCGAAGTGCACTACGACACCAGCCAAAATGCCGCGGCCAAATATCATTTCGGCCTGCGCTACAGCCCTGAGCCCGGCAAAACCGTGGGCGCGCGCTATCAATACCGCCGCCATGGTGAAATTTACGATGACGTGTACGGCAAAGTACGCCGGGCAGACGTATATTTCCAATGGCCGGTGAGCCGCAATCTTTATCTGGTGGGTCGCCACAGCTATTCCTTCAGCGAACATAAGCCAGTGGAACACCTTTTGGGCATGGAATACATCAGCGGCTGCGGCTGCTGGAGCTTGAGTGCCGTCGGTCAGCATTATGTAAACGGCGTGAACTCCAGCAAAAACGCCTTCTTCCTCCAGCTGCGCCTGCGTGATTTAAGCAGCTTGGGCAACAATCCTTTTGAACAAATCCGCCAGTCGATTCCTGGCTACACCAACATTGATGAGGTAATGCGTAAATGA